Proteins from one Dermacentor variabilis isolate Ectoservices chromosome 1, ASM5094787v1, whole genome shotgun sequence genomic window:
- the LOC142573926 gene encoding tetraspanin-33-like, protein MSVELLLKGILFLVNLLYWFFGGTTVLMGVYLFMVKVRILRRYVDLTFDPAVFFIVVGCLVFVIAGLGCVGALRENTRFLCLYGFCLSGIVVAAFFVTVLTVVWPTLGPSNSSRRLENVLRRAIIIYRDDPDMEDLINMLQLSLRCCGITSRGYLDWQHNAYFNCSQWNRSRERCGVPYSCCRDRGSLPNVMCGYGVTDTSKRSPASIERAIYTQGCMQALAASVRENSVLVSVVSAVTVGSLALGIAGAWLLVKSIAEVRRGVMLQSIATPHARTSCL, encoded by the coding sequence ATGTCCGTAGAGCTGCTGCTTAAGGGAATACTCTTCTTGGTGAACTTGCTGTACTGGTTCTTCGGAGGCACGACCGTGCTAATGGGCGTTTACCTCTTCATGGTGAAGGTGCGCATCCTGCGCCGCTACGTCGATCTCACCTTCGATCCGGCCGTGTTCTTCATCGTCGTCGGCTGCCTCGTCTTCGTCATAGCCGGACTCGGCTGCGTCGGAGCACTGCGCGAGAACACGCGCTTCCTCTGTCTGTACGGCTTTTGCCTGTCTGGTATCGTGGTCGCAGCCTTCTTCGTGACCGTGCTGACCGTTGTGTGGCCCACACTGGGCCCGTCCAACAGCTCGCGGCGTCTCGAGAACGTTCTGCGGCGTGCAATAATCATCTACAGGGACGACCCAGACATGGAAGACCTCATCAACATGCTCCAGTTGTCTCTGCGCTGCTGTGGCATCACCTCCCGGGGCTACCTGGACTGGCAGCACAACGCCTACTTCAACTGCTCCCAGTGGAACCGGAGCCGCGAGCGCTGCGGCGTGCCCTATTCCTGCTGCAGGGACCGGGGCAGCTTGCCCAACGTGATGTGTGGCTACGGTGTTACGGACACGTCAAAGAGGTCACCTGCCTCGATCGAGCGGGCGATATACACGCAGGGCTGCATGCAGGCGTTGGCCGCCTCGGTGAGGGAAAACTCCGTGTTGGTCAGCGTGGTGTCGGCGGTAACCGTGGGGTCGCTCGCTTTGGGCATCGCCGGCGCCTGGCTCCTCGTGAAATCTATCGCTGAGGTGAGACGAGGCGTTATGCTCCAGAGCATAGCAACGCCTCATGCACGAACGTCCTGCCTGTAG